Proteins from a genomic interval of Granulicella sp. L56:
- a CDS encoding AraC family transcriptional regulator codes for MDPLSEVLALLKPQSLSSGGFMVPGDMAIHFPKHQGIKCYAMLAGQCWLVVEGVPDPVLLDAGDCFLLPRGMPFQLTTDLSLEPVHYTLAWGRLSKTNDVQAVPEGARYIAGGFFGFTGSHAEMLLHSLPPIIHIRRESDKAAMRWALERMREELRDPQPGSSLIAQQLAYTMLIQALRLHLADGASARHSWLSALSDKHMSIAIASMHDAPGHPWTLQSLAECVGMSRSVFALRFREIVGATPMEYLARWRMLLAADRLKNSSEGLSAIARSLGYESESAFGKAFRRVMGCSPRQYTRSATLCAMPLKPSTEDQEQELVVTA; via the coding sequence ATGGATCCGCTCTCCGAGGTTCTTGCCCTGCTCAAGCCTCAGAGCTTATCCTCCGGCGGCTTTATGGTGCCCGGCGATATGGCCATTCACTTCCCGAAGCATCAGGGCATTAAGTGCTACGCCATGCTCGCCGGGCAATGCTGGCTGGTCGTCGAAGGCGTCCCAGACCCCGTCCTGCTTGATGCCGGAGACTGTTTTCTTTTGCCGCGCGGGATGCCGTTCCAGCTCACCACGGATCTCTCGCTCGAACCGGTTCACTACACGCTCGCGTGGGGTCGCCTCAGCAAGACCAATGACGTCCAGGCGGTCCCCGAAGGCGCGCGGTACATCGCTGGAGGCTTCTTTGGGTTTACAGGCAGCCACGCCGAGATGCTCCTGCACTCGCTGCCGCCCATCATCCACATCCGCCGCGAGTCGGACAAGGCCGCCATGCGCTGGGCGCTCGAACGCATGCGCGAAGAACTCCGCGATCCTCAGCCCGGCAGTTCGCTAATAGCGCAGCAGCTCGCCTATACGATGCTCATTCAAGCGCTGCGCCTGCACCTGGCTGACGGCGCCAGCGCTCGCCACAGTTGGCTTTCTGCTCTGTCTGACAAGCATATGAGCATCGCCATCGCCAGCATGCACGACGCCCCCGGTCATCCCTGGACGCTGCAGTCGCTGGCCGAATGCGTTGGCATGTCGCGCTCTGTCTTCGCCCTGCGCTTCCGCGAGATCGTCGGCGCCACGCCGATGGAGTATCTCGCCCGCTGGCGCATGCTTCTGGCTGCCGACCGCTTGAAAAACTCCTCTGAGGGACTTTCAGCCATCGCGCGGTCGCTCGGCTACGAGTCTGAGAGCGCCTTCGGCAAGGCCTTCCGCCGGGTGATGGGCTGCTCTCCAAGACAGTACACCCGGTCCGCCACGCTGTGCGCGATGCCTCTGAAGCCCAGTACGGAAGATCAAGAACAGGAACTTGTCGTGACTGCGTAG
- a CDS encoding LysR family transcriptional regulator, with translation MRPVQLRNIDLNLLVPLKALLHERNVTRAAERIHLSQSAMSRALDRLRTELGDELLVRVGRNYELTPRGSALLGELGQILPRVARLWAGESFSPAQSEGNFRLAMTDDASSVVLPPLAEIVGRLAPGITLEVVPWHERTHEDNLATQLILSPLAAPSTFRFEPLFEDSFVCVAGRKLKRGKGAISMKEYLSFRHVAIETQPNQQNLIDRSLAEAGLRRLVAVHLPYFQAAIRVLEATDLVLTMPARIAEPTLTALDFPLLKAPKELPRIRYSMVWHPRFDSDLLHAWIRETVRQVFQAPAR, from the coding sequence ATGCGCCCCGTACAACTCCGAAACATCGATCTAAATCTTCTGGTTCCCCTCAAGGCCCTGCTGCACGAACGGAATGTGACCCGTGCCGCGGAGCGCATCCATCTCAGCCAGTCGGCCATGAGCCGCGCGCTGGATCGCTTGCGCACGGAGCTAGGGGACGAACTGCTCGTGCGGGTGGGACGCAACTACGAGCTGACTCCGAGGGGCAGCGCCCTTCTGGGCGAACTGGGGCAGATTTTGCCCCGTGTGGCACGCCTCTGGGCAGGAGAGTCTTTTTCGCCTGCACAGAGCGAGGGGAACTTTCGTCTTGCCATGACAGACGATGCCAGTAGTGTCGTTCTGCCACCGCTGGCGGAGATCGTTGGACGGCTTGCGCCCGGCATCACGCTTGAGGTTGTTCCATGGCACGAGCGGACTCATGAAGACAATCTGGCGACACAACTCATCCTGAGCCCGCTTGCAGCGCCTTCGACGTTTCGTTTTGAGCCTCTCTTCGAAGACAGCTTCGTTTGCGTGGCTGGCCGGAAGCTCAAGCGCGGCAAGGGCGCGATCTCGATGAAGGAGTACCTCAGCTTCCGTCATGTCGCGATCGAGACACAACCGAACCAGCAGAATCTGATTGATCGCTCCCTTGCTGAAGCTGGATTGCGGCGGCTCGTAGCTGTTCATCTTCCCTATTTCCAGGCTGCAATCAGAGTGCTTGAGGCAACGGACCTGGTGCTGACAATGCCTGCGCGAATCGCAGAACCGACATTGACTGCACTCGATTTCCCATTGCTGAAAGCGCCGAAAGAGCTTCCTCGCATCCGATATTCGATGGTGTGGCACCCGCGATTCGACAGCGATCTGCTGCATGCCTGGATTCGAGAGACCGTGCGCCAGGTCTTCCAGGCTCCTGCTCGGTAG
- a CDS encoding aldo/keto reductase: MKYRTLGRTGIKVSPYCLGAMMFGGIANADHDDCIRIIHKALDFGINFIDTADRYSNGESEEIVGKALKGRRHNVVLATKVHGAMGEDPNQQGSSRRWITQAVEASLRRLQTDHIDLYQIHRPSPDTDIEETLSVLTDLMREGKVRAIGSSTFPASEIVEAQWVAERRGLARFRTEQPPYSILNRSIEHEVLPVCQKYGMGALVWSPLAKGMLTGRYRKGQPLPDSLRVKYLPRQMSDERNLDAVERLIPIAEQAGLSLTHMAMAFVMAHPGVTSAILGPRTMQHLDDLLDGAEVVLDDETLNLIDEVVAPGTDAGPMGALYEPPAVTQASLRRRALPDRAAA; the protein is encoded by the coding sequence ATGAAATACCGCACACTGGGCCGGACCGGCATCAAGGTCAGCCCCTATTGCCTGGGCGCCATGATGTTCGGCGGCATCGCCAACGCCGATCACGACGACTGCATTCGCATCATCCACAAGGCCTTGGATTTCGGCATCAACTTCATCGACACCGCCGATAGGTACAGCAACGGCGAGTCGGAGGAGATCGTCGGCAAAGCGTTGAAGGGCCGTCGCCACAATGTCGTGCTGGCCACCAAGGTGCACGGCGCGATGGGCGAGGACCCGAACCAGCAGGGCAGTTCGCGCCGCTGGATCACGCAGGCGGTGGAGGCGTCGCTGCGCCGCCTGCAGACCGACCATATCGACCTTTACCAGATCCACCGGCCTTCTCCCGACACCGATATTGAGGAGACGCTGTCGGTGCTTACCGACCTGATGCGCGAGGGCAAGGTGCGCGCCATCGGTTCATCGACCTTCCCCGCTTCTGAGATCGTGGAGGCGCAATGGGTGGCGGAGCGACGGGGCCTGGCGCGTTTCCGCACCGAGCAGCCGCCCTACTCGATCCTCAACCGCAGCATCGAGCACGAGGTTCTGCCCGTCTGCCAGAAGTATGGGATGGGCGCGCTGGTCTGGAGCCCATTGGCGAAAGGCATGCTCACTGGCCGCTACCGTAAAGGGCAGCCGCTACCAGACTCTCTGCGAGTCAAATACCTCCCCAGGCAGATGTCCGACGAGCGCAATCTGGATGCGGTCGAGCGGCTCATCCCCATTGCAGAACAGGCTGGGCTGTCGCTGACGCACATGGCGATGGCCTTTGTGATGGCCCACCCCGGCGTGACCTCTGCTATCCTCGGGCCACGCACGATGCAGCACCTGGACGATCTGCTCGACGGCGCCGAAGTCGTCCTCGACGACGAAACCCTGAACCTAATCGACGAGGTGGTTGCGCCCGGAACCGACGCCGGGCCGATGGGCGCACTCTATGAGCCGCCGGCGGTGACTCAGGCGAGCTTGCGCCGCCGTGCGCTCCCCGACCGGGCCGCAGCTTGA
- a CDS encoding glycoside hydrolase family 32 protein: MERYLNVPVGRESKMRVFQIRVKGLQKREFPAQLAEHSIDYWIFLDVSEFKGQTITLSGPSDLSGPAAQTALDRIYQADQIEGAATLYKERNRPQFHFTVKRGWSNDVNGPIFYRGQYHLFWQAFPFGVTWDTDFMYWGHAVSKDLIHWRELAPALMVDKLGSPWSGTSFIDHNNDGGWGKDALVLVYTAFDRVSHKQVQCIAYSTDNGATFTRYAGNPILDSNREVGSNDTRDPKVFWYQPTRHWVMVLFEKDGMSFYTSTDLKTWVRKSHFKGLHECPDFFELPVDGDANNKKWILHGGSSSYFIGSFDGNTFTAESPELHYAEGKNAQGDDTLYAAQSFVNMPDSRRVQMAWGRIQPEGMPFNQMILFPTELKLKSTADGLRLQATPIEEIGRLHGKAFIGERLNAEDTNRKLELAGSGPLDIKLQVTLGGNDKMAIRYEGDTLATIYSADFKNSGASVEVLIDEGVAEIFVNGGVRYIVREIPTNTSDHHRLELELGQKTSIINHLEIYQMKSIWKPQ; the protein is encoded by the coding sequence ATGGAGCGGTATCTGAATGTGCCGGTAGGTCGTGAAAGTAAGATGCGGGTGTTCCAGATTCGCGTCAAAGGACTTCAGAAACGTGAATTTCCCGCACAGTTGGCAGAGCACTCTATCGACTACTGGATTTTTTTAGACGTCAGCGAATTTAAAGGACAGACCATTACCTTATCTGGTCCTTCCGATCTTTCAGGCCCTGCTGCCCAGACTGCCTTGGATCGTATTTATCAAGCTGATCAGATTGAGGGAGCAGCCACCTTATATAAGGAGCGCAATCGGCCCCAGTTCCACTTCACCGTCAAGCGAGGGTGGAGCAATGACGTGAACGGCCCGATCTTTTATAGAGGACAGTACCATTTGTTCTGGCAGGCTTTCCCATTCGGCGTCACATGGGACACGGATTTCATGTATTGGGGGCACGCCGTCAGTAAGGACCTAATCCATTGGCGGGAGTTGGCGCCCGCACTCATGGTCGACAAACTAGGCTCCCCCTGGTCCGGTACAAGCTTTATCGACCACAACAACGATGGAGGCTGGGGAAAGGATGCGCTCGTATTGGTCTACACGGCCTTTGACCGCGTATCGCATAAGCAGGTACAGTGCATTGCCTACAGCACCGACAATGGGGCCACATTCACGCGGTATGCTGGCAACCCCATTCTGGATAGCAATCGGGAGGTAGGATCAAACGATACTAGAGACCCCAAAGTTTTCTGGTATCAACCAACCAGACACTGGGTGATGGTCCTATTTGAGAAGGATGGTATGTCCTTCTACACGTCTACCGATCTTAAAACCTGGGTACGGAAGAGCCACTTCAAAGGCCTTCATGAATGCCCGGATTTCTTCGAGCTGCCGGTTGATGGAGATGCTAACAACAAAAAGTGGATCCTTCACGGCGGTTCGTCCAGCTATTTTATCGGCAGCTTCGACGGCAATACGTTTACCGCTGAATCTCCCGAGTTGCATTATGCTGAAGGGAAAAATGCGCAGGGTGACGACACCCTCTATGCCGCGCAGTCCTTTGTGAATATGCCAGACAGCAGGCGAGTCCAAATGGCATGGGGAAGAATTCAGCCAGAGGGCATGCCTTTTAACCAGATGATCTTATTCCCCACGGAACTAAAGCTGAAATCTACTGCGGATGGTTTGAGGTTGCAGGCTACTCCGATTGAGGAAATAGGACGACTGCACGGGAAGGCATTTATCGGGGAGAGATTAAATGCTGAGGACACCAATCGAAAGTTAGAGTTAGCTGGATCCGGACCTCTCGACATCAAACTTCAGGTTACGTTGGGCGGAAATGACAAGATGGCGATACGGTATGAGGGAGATACGCTGGCTACGATCTACTCCGCAGACTTCAAGAATAGCGGCGCATCAGTGGAAGTATTGATCGACGAGGGAGTGGCAGAAATCTTTGTAAATGGAGGGGTGCGCTATATCGTTAGAGAGATTCCCACGAATACAAGCGATCATCATCGGCTGGAACTCGAACTGGGGCAGAAAACGAGCATCATCAACCACCTTGAAATCTATCAAATGAAATCGATATGGAAGCCCCAGTGA
- a CDS encoding acetyl ornithine aminotransferase family protein, with the protein MNSSTQENLRTATAETHARFGPKLTTSLPGPNAQKIIVDDNRLLSPSYTRGYPLAVKRGRGCRIEDVDGNEFLDFTAGIAVNSTGHCHPEVVKAIQDQAAELIHMSGTDFYYDLMPKVAQRLSAIAPMPGPHRFYYGNSGAEAVECAMKLARYHTGRQNIISFFGSFHGRTMGALSLTASKPQQKRRFAPFVPGVTHVRYPYAYRGCSGGPQAEEEFGLGCARFIEEKLFKTTLPPEEVAAIFVEPIQGEGGYVVPPDIFLHEIRRICDRHGILMVVDEIQSGAGRTGKWWAIEHSGVQPDIVCIAKGIASGMPLGICMSKAEIMDWVPGSHASTFGGNPLCLAAALATMDIIEREAMSNAASVGAEALTRLRTWVNKHEIVGDVRGRGLMIGIEIVKDKQSRTPVGPVRDRIVELAFERGLLLLGCGETTIRLCPPLIVKQEETDVALDILEECIAMAAQ; encoded by the coding sequence ATGAATAGCTCGACGCAAGAGAATCTACGCACTGCGACTGCTGAGACCCATGCCAGGTTCGGTCCGAAACTCACTACCTCTCTACCGGGACCCAATGCACAAAAGATCATTGTTGACGACAATCGCCTGCTCTCGCCAAGCTATACCCGAGGCTACCCCCTTGCTGTAAAGCGGGGACGAGGCTGCAGGATTGAGGATGTTGATGGAAATGAGTTTCTTGACTTCACCGCCGGCATCGCGGTGAACTCGACCGGCCATTGCCACCCCGAGGTGGTTAAGGCGATCCAGGATCAGGCCGCGGAGTTGATCCACATGTCGGGCACGGATTTTTACTACGACCTGATGCCGAAGGTTGCGCAGAGGCTTTCCGCCATCGCGCCCATGCCGGGACCGCATCGTTTCTACTATGGTAACTCGGGCGCAGAGGCAGTCGAGTGCGCGATGAAACTAGCCCGCTACCATACCGGGCGGCAGAACATCATCAGTTTCTTCGGAAGCTTTCATGGGCGAACGATGGGCGCGCTTTCACTAACGGCGTCCAAGCCACAACAGAAGCGCCGTTTTGCCCCGTTCGTTCCCGGAGTCACGCACGTTCGCTATCCCTATGCATATCGGGGATGCAGCGGCGGCCCACAAGCGGAGGAGGAGTTTGGGCTTGGCTGCGCAAGGTTTATCGAGGAGAAGTTATTCAAGACCACGCTGCCACCAGAAGAGGTTGCGGCGATCTTCGTAGAACCGATTCAAGGTGAGGGAGGATACGTCGTGCCGCCAGATATCTTTCTTCACGAAATTCGTCGCATCTGCGATCGACATGGCATTCTCATGGTCGTCGATGAGATTCAGTCGGGCGCGGGCAGGACGGGCAAGTGGTGGGCGATCGAGCATTCAGGTGTCCAACCGGATATCGTTTGCATTGCAAAGGGAATTGCGTCGGGGATGCCGCTCGGTATCTGCATGTCGAAGGCGGAGATTATGGACTGGGTGCCCGGTTCTCATGCGAGCACGTTCGGCGGCAATCCACTCTGTCTGGCTGCGGCGCTAGCGACGATGGATATTATCGAACGCGAAGCGATGTCTAATGCCGCTTCGGTCGGCGCGGAAGCCCTAACGCGATTGAGAACATGGGTAAACAAGCATGAGATTGTCGGTGATGTACGCGGCCGCGGGCTGATGATCGGCATCGAGATCGTAAAGGACAAGCAATCGCGTACGCCGGTTGGGCCAGTGAGAGATCGGATTGTCGAATTGGCGTTCGAGCGTGGACTATTGCTGCTTGGTTGTGGAGAAACAACGATCAGGCTTTGCCCACCGCTCATCGTCAAACAAGAAGAGACCGATGTGGCACTCGATATCCTGGAAGAGTGTATTGCCATGGCTGCTCAGTAA
- a CDS encoding TonB-dependent receptor, whose product MGGHVTDAGGASIAGASIKLTRTSTTTVREATTNKNGEYQFSQVAPGRYELTVVSQGFATAKQTAIDLLVSQPATINVSLAVATVTSDVTVSAAIQPVLNTTDATLGNAFTGQQIENLPSEARNVPDLLSLQPGVTFLGRTDTDTGTQSNGNTSTDSRSGSTNGGRSDQANITLDGIDVNDINNGYAFTSVLRVSQDAIAEFRVTTSNPNAEEGRSSGAQISLVTKSGTNSLHGVVYAYNRNNLFHANDFFNKQTQATEGLPNVPLKLIRNVFGASVGGPIKKNTAFFFLNYEGRRDTQGFTSNTDIVPTPSFRTGNLQYLSANGVTTLTPADLQSMDPQGIGVNAAVLALMNTYPNGNLPSQGDGLNTEGYSFSYNTQRSYNAYTGRLDWDITGSGKHTIFWRGNLQNDHEPGGPQFPGQPGSNTLLTNSKGFAAGYTVLLTSNLVNNLAFGLTRQGLSNAGLLSGPYVTLQELSPLQATTDSNYTIAPVYNLTDNLSWTKHNHNLAFGTNIRFIDDRSSSNALSYSNATGTYQYLNPGTIAGSGGAFDPGTYGYPEVAGSKTNYNSAVMAAVGIINVGNITYNSTKNGTTLPVGAPVSRDYRWNEYELYAQDTWKALKDLSITYGLRYSYLQVPAETSGTQVGVCQIVGNECAPGAFSLTKFVNQSAQLAASGQSASGAGELGFPINGRYNGKPDYWTPEKGNLGPRIAVAYSPTPDSGFLKKLLGEGQTSIRAGYSLVYDHFGAAIVNNFDTEGSFGLSTTLQTSAGALKAGTAPRFTSVNSVPQSLLPPAPAVGFPGIPVRSGPTSGAIYWSQDSAVKTPYAHVVDFSIAREIRNGSSLEVTYVGRFAHRLLEQEDVAMPTNLAAAGTTYFAAAKQMSLLARQNGGNGVDVSTVQPIAYWETLFGALGGQDIGFGPGFTATQNIYQLYQQNLYNEANALYALDMPDTTTGAGINPNQLYPSNRFYHDQFSALYAWRSIGNSNYNALEVVYRQRFGLGLQADFNYTFSKSLDATSQAERLGSSGGVNNAQIFNTWQPDQLYGPSDYDLRHQLNTNYIWDLPFGRGKRFASSIGKFADELIGGWQTTGIVRWTSGFPFSVNNGNNFPTNYDIQGLATQVAKIPKGRGKLNQQFADPTAVFAAFDFALPGESGSRNVLRGDGYFEEDAGLGKTFPLKASMQVKAGVEVFNVTNSVRFDAHSVSARIDNSNGFGTATTALTNPRLAQFYARFEF is encoded by the coding sequence TTGGGTGGGCACGTAACAGACGCAGGTGGCGCGTCGATTGCCGGAGCAAGTATCAAGCTCACGCGCACCTCGACGACGACAGTTCGCGAGGCCACGACGAATAAAAATGGCGAATACCAGTTCTCGCAGGTTGCTCCTGGGCGCTATGAATTGACGGTCGTTTCGCAGGGATTCGCTACAGCGAAACAGACCGCGATCGATCTTCTGGTAAGTCAACCTGCGACGATCAATGTTTCCCTTGCCGTCGCGACCGTTACCTCGGATGTCACAGTAAGTGCCGCCATCCAGCCGGTTTTGAATACGACCGACGCCACGCTGGGCAATGCGTTCACTGGTCAGCAGATTGAAAATCTTCCGAGCGAGGCCAGGAACGTCCCCGACTTGCTGAGTCTTCAGCCTGGGGTTACATTTCTGGGCCGCACCGACACTGACACCGGTACGCAGTCGAACGGAAATACTAGCACCGACTCGCGCAGCGGTTCTACAAATGGCGGACGATCTGACCAGGCCAACATTACACTGGACGGCATTGACGTCAACGACATCAACAATGGTTATGCTTTTACCAGCGTGCTGCGCGTGTCGCAGGATGCCATTGCCGAGTTTCGCGTGACGACGAGTAATCCGAATGCTGAAGAGGGGCGTTCCTCGGGCGCGCAGATATCCCTGGTCACCAAGAGCGGAACGAACTCACTGCATGGTGTCGTCTACGCTTACAACCGCAATAATCTGTTTCATGCGAATGATTTCTTCAATAAGCAGACGCAAGCTACCGAAGGGCTGCCTAATGTTCCCCTCAAGCTGATTCGCAATGTCTTTGGTGCTTCCGTGGGTGGACCGATTAAGAAGAACACAGCGTTCTTCTTCCTCAACTACGAGGGTCGTCGAGACACGCAAGGCTTTACCTCTAATACTGACATCGTTCCGACTCCGAGCTTTCGGACGGGTAATCTGCAATATCTTTCTGCCAATGGCGTGACTACACTCACGCCCGCCGATCTTCAAAGCATGGACCCGCAGGGAATCGGAGTGAATGCAGCCGTTCTCGCGCTCATGAATACCTACCCCAACGGGAATCTCCCGTCGCAAGGGGATGGGCTCAATACCGAAGGCTACAGCTTCTCCTACAACACACAGCGCAGCTATAACGCCTATACCGGACGACTCGACTGGGACATCACGGGTAGCGGGAAGCATACAATTTTCTGGCGCGGCAATCTGCAGAATGACCACGAGCCAGGAGGACCTCAGTTTCCGGGACAGCCGGGAAGTAACACGCTATTGACGAACAGCAAAGGGTTCGCAGCGGGCTATACGGTCTTGCTCACAAGCAACCTGGTCAATAATCTTGCGTTTGGTCTCACCCGGCAGGGACTGAGCAACGCCGGTCTTTTATCTGGCCCCTATGTGACGCTACAGGAGCTCAGCCCGCTACAGGCCACCACGGACTCTAACTACACCATTGCACCGGTGTACAACCTGACGGACAACCTCTCGTGGACGAAGCATAACCACAATCTGGCGTTTGGAACGAACATCCGCTTCATCGATGACCGGAGCTCGAGCAATGCACTTTCGTATTCCAATGCGACGGGGACGTATCAATACCTCAACCCCGGAACGATAGCTGGTAGTGGCGGAGCTTTTGATCCCGGCACCTATGGTTATCCCGAGGTGGCTGGTTCCAAAACAAATTACAACAGCGCGGTGATGGCGGCTGTTGGAATTATTAACGTCGGAAATATAACGTACAACAGCACAAAAAACGGAACGACGCTGCCTGTCGGTGCTCCTGTGAGCCGTGACTATCGCTGGAATGAGTATGAGCTTTATGCGCAGGACACATGGAAGGCGCTGAAAGACCTGAGCATCACCTATGGATTGCGTTACTCCTATCTTCAGGTACCTGCGGAGACGAGTGGAACGCAGGTGGGAGTATGCCAGATCGTTGGCAATGAGTGCGCGCCCGGCGCGTTTTCGCTGACCAAGTTTGTTAATCAAAGCGCGCAACTGGCGGCATCGGGTCAGTCGGCCAGCGGGGCGGGTGAACTTGGTTTCCCTATCAACGGGCGCTACAACGGTAAGCCGGATTATTGGACGCCGGAGAAAGGAAATCTTGGACCGCGCATTGCCGTGGCTTATTCGCCAACACCAGACTCGGGCTTTCTGAAAAAACTGTTGGGCGAGGGGCAGACCAGCATTCGTGCAGGCTATTCTCTGGTGTACGACCATTTTGGAGCGGCGATCGTAAACAACTTCGACACCGAAGGATCGTTTGGCCTCTCCACGACGCTGCAGACCAGCGCTGGTGCGTTGAAGGCCGGTACGGCGCCACGCTTTACCAGTGTTAATAGCGTTCCACAGAGCTTGTTGCCACCAGCGCCTGCTGTTGGATTCCCCGGTATTCCCGTGAGAAGTGGACCGACGAGTGGTGCGATTTACTGGTCGCAAGACTCCGCCGTCAAGACCCCTTATGCGCATGTAGTCGACTTTTCGATTGCTCGTGAGATCCGCAATGGCTCCTCGCTGGAGGTGACATATGTGGGGCGCTTCGCGCATCGTCTGTTGGAACAGGAAGACGTAGCGATGCCTACCAATCTGGCAGCCGCAGGGACGACTTACTTTGCTGCTGCGAAACAGATGTCACTGCTTGCCCGTCAAAACGGAGGCAACGGTGTCGATGTGTCAACGGTGCAGCCCATTGCCTACTGGGAAACTCTGTTTGGTGCGTTGGGTGGACAAGACATTGGATTTGGCCCCGGATTTACTGCTACACAGAATATCTATCAGCTTTACCAGCAGAATCTCTACAACGAAGCCAACGCGCTGTATGCGCTGGACATGCCGGACACGACTACCGGTGCAGGGATCAATCCCAACCAGCTCTATCCCTCCAACCGTTTCTACCACGACCAGTTTTCCGCGCTCTATGCATGGAGATCGATCGGCAACTCGAACTACAACGCGCTTGAGGTTGTCTATCGCCAACGGTTCGGCCTTGGATTGCAGGCCGATTTCAACTACACCTTCTCGAAGTCTCTGGATGCGACCTCGCAGGCAGAACGGCTAGGCTCCTCGGGTGGTGTCAACAACGCGCAGATCTTTAATACATGGCAGCCTGATCAACTTTATGGCCCCTCGGACTACGATTTGCGGCACCAACTCAACACGAACTACATCTGGGACCTGCCGTTTGGCCGGGGCAAGCGATTCGCGTCTTCGATCGGAAAATTTGCGGATGAATTGATCGGCGGATGGCAGACTACCGGAATCGTTCGCTGGACCAGCGGCTTCCCGTTCTCTGTGAACAATGGAAATAATTTTCCGACCAACTACGACATCCAAGGCCTTGCGACGCAGGTCGCCAAGATTCCGAAGGGCCGCGGAAAACTGAATCAGCAGTTTGCAGATCCCACCGCAGTCTTTGCCGCTTTCGACTTTGCGCTGCCGGGCGAGTCGGGATCGAGAAACGTCCTGCGAGGCGATGGGTATTTTGAAGAAGATGCCGGACTGGGAAAGACGTTTCCTCTTAAGGCCAGCATGCAAGTGAAGGCTGGCGTGGAAGTGTTCAACGTGACCAATAGTGTGCGCTTCGATGCGCATTCGGTCTCTGCGAGGATTGACAATTCCAATGGCTTTGGGACTGCTACGACTGCACTCACGAATCCTCGCCTGGCACAGTTTTATGCGCGCTTTGAATTCTAG
- a CDS encoding LysR family transcriptional regulator, whose product MPELPTISCLQAFESVARHGSITRASVELSLTQSAVSRQIHQLESLLDVSLFERVRQRVVITDAGKLYLNDVSRVMSGLKDATSRIMACGGKTNLLNLAVLPTFATRWLMPRLNDFLEKHPGVTINLATRLVPFDFGMEPFDAGIHYGLPDWPGTVAHHLVDEVTVPVCSPKLKEAQRIRKPVDLIRTVLLHQTTRTEAWTEWFQMTEVENPHALRGPRFEQFTMVTQAAICDLGVALLPKLLIEDELASGKLVMLFDRPIRSANAYYLVVPESKTSSMLPAAFTQWIIGQAKASIGNK is encoded by the coding sequence CGAGAGTGTCGCACGGCACGGAAGCATAACGCGGGCCTCAGTAGAACTGAGCCTGACGCAGAGCGCAGTAAGCCGCCAGATCCACCAATTGGAATCTTTGCTCGACGTGTCTCTCTTTGAAAGAGTGCGTCAGAGGGTTGTCATCACAGACGCAGGGAAGCTCTACCTGAATGACGTGAGTAGAGTGATGTCCGGCCTGAAGGATGCCACGAGCCGGATCATGGCATGCGGAGGAAAGACGAACCTTCTCAATCTGGCTGTCTTGCCGACGTTTGCAACTCGATGGCTCATGCCGAGGCTGAACGATTTTCTTGAGAAGCATCCCGGTGTCACGATCAATCTGGCCACTCGACTCGTCCCATTCGATTTTGGAATGGAGCCGTTTGATGCTGGAATCCACTATGGCTTGCCCGATTGGCCGGGGACGGTGGCGCATCATCTGGTGGACGAAGTCACAGTGCCCGTTTGCAGTCCAAAATTGAAGGAAGCACAACGGATTAGAAAGCCGGTTGATTTAATTCGCACGGTCTTATTGCATCAGACGACTCGTACAGAAGCGTGGACGGAGTGGTTTCAAATGACAGAGGTGGAAAATCCACATGCCCTTCGCGGACCTCGATTTGAGCAGTTCACGATGGTCACGCAAGCAGCAATCTGTGATTTGGGGGTGGCACTGTTGCCTAAGCTTCTCATCGAAGATGAACTTGCTTCGGGAAAGCTAGTTATGCTGTTCGATCGTCCCATTCGAAGCGCAAATGCCTACTATCTCGTGGTGCCTGAGTCGAAGACTTCCTCAATGCTGCCGGCTGCCTTCACTCAATGGATCATCGGTCAGGCGAAAGCAAGCATCGGTAATAAATGA